The sequence below is a genomic window from Bosea sp. F3-2.
GCCCGTTGGATTGGTGCATTTCGCGTGCGCAGGCCCGTCGGGCACGCGGCATCGCGAGCGGCGCTTCGGTGAATTGTCACGCGACGAAATCCGCCGCCTCAGCGTGCTCGAAGCGCTCGACCTGTTGCGCGAATCGGTCCTGGCCGGGCCGTGATCCCGTTCCAGTCGCATCGAACGTCATTGCGAGCGAAGCGAAGCAATCCAGGGGGACTGGGTCGAACCGTCCAGCCCCGCGGCCCCTGGATTGCTTCGTCGCTTCGCTCCTCGCAATGACGGTTCAGGCGCCCAGTGCCGGCGCTGTGCCGCGCCCGTAAACCAGATCGGCCCGGCGCGCGAAGGCTTCCGAGAACTTGTGGAAGGCCTTGTCGAACATTGCGCCCATCAGCAAGCCGAGCATGCGGCTGGCGAATTCGTAGGTGATGAAGAAACCGATCTCGCAGCCCGTCTCGAGCGGCTTGAAGGCCCAGCGGTTCTCCAGATGGCGAAACGGCCCGTCGACATACTCGACGAGAATCTTGAGGTTCGCCGGATCGAGCGTGACGCGGCTGGTGAAGGTCTCGTGGATCGCCTTGTAGCCGACGGTCATGTCGGCCAGCAGCACCTCGCCGCCGCCTTCCCGCGGGGTGCGCCGGCGCACCGTCAGCCCCTCGCAGAGCGGCAGGAACTGCGGATATTTCTCGACATCGGCGACGAGCGCGAACATCTGCTCGGGCGAGTGCTTCACCCGGCGGGTGCTGTGGAACTTTGGCATGGGTAGCGCTGCCGTTACTGGCCCAGCCGCGCCGCCCGGTTCGCGCGCAGCCGTGCGAAATCCTCGCCGGCATGGTGCGAGGAGCGGGTCAGCGGCGTCGAGGACACCATCAGGAAGCCTTTGGCATAGGCGATGGTCTCGAAGCTCTTGAACTCGTCGGGCGTGACGAAGCGGATCACGGCATGGTGCTTGCGCGACGGCGCGAGGTACTGGCCGATGGTCATGAAGTCGACCTCGGCGGAGCGCAGGTCATCCATCAGCTGCAGAACCTCGTTCCGCTCCTCGCCGAGGCCGACCATGATGCCGGATTTGGTGAAGATGGTCGGATCGAGCTCCTTCACCCGCTGCAGCAGGCGCAGCGAGTGGAAATAGCGCGCACCGGGACGCACCTTCAGGTACTTGCCCGGCACCGTCTCCATATTGTGGTTGAACACGTCGGGCTTGGCCGCGACGACCACCTCGAGCGCGCCCGGCTTGCGCAGGAAGTCCGGCGTCAGGATCTCGATGGTGGTGCTTGGCGACATCTTGCGGATCGCGGCGATGACCTCGGCGAAATGCTGCGCGCCGCCGTCCTTCAAATCGTCGCGGTCGACCGAGGTGATGACGACATGTTCCAGCCCAAGCTTGGTGACGGCCTCGGCGATCTTGCGGGGCTCCTCGGCGTCGAGAGCCTGCGGCACGCCGGTCTTCACGTTGCAGAAGGCGCAGGCCCGCGTGCAGGTGTCGCCCATGATCATGAAGGTGGCGTGCTTCTTCTCCCAGCACTCGCCGATATTGGGGCAGCCGGCCTCCTCGCAGACCGTGACCAGCTTCTCGGCTTTCACGATCGCCTTGGTCTCGGCCCATTTGGGCGAGCCCGGCGCCTTGACGCGAATCCAGTCCGGCTTGCGCAGGACGGGGTTCTCCGGGCGCTTCTGCTTCTCCGGATGGCGCACCTCGCCTGCAGGCTGGGCCGGTTGCGCCTTCGGATTGCCGGCGTTGGGCCGCGGATCGCGGTTCAGCAGGTCGAGAACAAGCGCCATATCGAGGTCCGGGCTTTCAAAAGCAGGAGCCGGCATTGCCGGCTCCTCCCTAGCTAATCCCCAAAGCGCGCTCCCGCAACCGGCCATCCCGCACACCTCGCGATGGCTCCGCGCCAGCCCTTGTTGACGAATGCTTGTTTTGACAGTTCCCTTTCCGGATTCTATCCGCTGGCAGCAGCGGGGAAAGGCATGCCGGACGATGCTCTCCCCCCGATACCGCCTGTGGCCGGAGATTCCGGTCTTCCCGCCGCGAACGCTGTTCCAGCCGTGGCTTCTCGCAGCCGCTCTCCTATGCGATCCCGCCGCTGCTCAGGAGAGCGAGCGCCGCTGGCATGCGAGCGGCTACGTCAGCCGTTGGATGAACACCGATCTCCTGGACGTGCCGACGCGCGCCTTCACCGGCAATCTCGACTTCTCGGACACTAACTTCGCCGGCGTCGGCCTGTCGCGGGTGATCGTCCCGTCCTTTACCATTCCCCTGCCCTTCACGGACATTGCCTTCCACGGAAACCGGCTGGAGCTGGAAGGGCAGATCCTGCGGCATTTCGGCGGTCAGAGCCATTGGGAGGGAACGCTGGCGTTCCTGCTCCGAACGCCGCAGATTCCGCTGGCGGGAGGCGTGAGCGTCAATTTCGCGGTGGGCGAGGGCTTGTCCTACGCGTCGGAGCGGCCGCGCTTCGAGGGAGCCATCGACGTGCGCCCCACGCGCCTCCTGAACTACCTCGCCTTCGAGGCCGAGTTCGCCCATGAATCGCTGAAAGGTGTCTCCTTCGTCGCCCGGCTGCATCACCGCTCGGGTGTTTTTGGCCTCATCGCCCCGCAGAAGTCGGGCTCCAATTTCATCGGAGCCGGGATCAGAGTCGACCTTCGCTGAACGGTCCCGACTCACTCAGGCGATGAAACGGGCCAGTAGAATGACGAGGATCGCGCCCAGCACTGCCATGCCGGCATCGTCGAGAAAGCCGTAGCCGGTATTCAGCCGCCAGCCGGTCAGCCGCACGATGCCCTGCCCGACCAGCATGCCGAGCACGCCGACGACGGCGTGCCGGATCAGCCCGCCACCGCCGACGATGAGGCTGGCGACGAAGCCGGTGACGATGCCGAAGGCGACGGTCGGCATCACGACACCCCAGTCGAGCGCCAGCGATCGACGCGGCGGCAGGATCTCGACCTCCTCGTCACGGACGACGCGGTCAGGCTTGGGCGGTTTGCGGGTGCGCGGCGGCATGGTCGCAATATGGAATGCGAGAGGTCGGCCGCCAAGTCGGCGCGGATCATCCGACGAGCGGTCCGGCGGGACGCCCGCAGCGGATCAGCGGGCCATCGCCCCGAGCGCAGACATTGATGTCCCCGCCAGGGCGCCGCCGAAACCGTGACCGCCCCCGACGATCTGGACCTTGGCGGGCAAGCCCCGCGCCTGTGCCTTCGCGATGTAGTCGGCCGCGAGCTCCGGGCGGGTATTGTCGTCGGATTGGCCGGTCACGGCGACGATCGGCGTTCCTCCGGGAATGCCGGAAAGGTAGTCGCCCGGGGACTGCGCCGCTCCGGGGCGGCGGCCCCGGCTGGCGCTCCAGGCCGCAACGTCGCAAGGGCAGGACACCAGCACGAGGCCGTTGATCAGGCCGGGAGAGTTGCCGGCCACCACGCCGAGCGTCCCGGCACCGCCCGAATGCCCGAGAGCGACGACGCTGCGAGCACCGTAGCGCTGCTTCAGCTCCCTGATCGCTCCGGCGACGGCGCTGTTGTTGCCAGAGTGGAACGTGTCCCGGCGACCATTGTCGGAGCCCGCGCTGCGATGGCCCGTGCGGTCGTAGTAGCCGGGGCGCAGCAACGCGACGGCGACTACGTCCTTGCGGCCAGCGGCAAATTGTCGGGCGTAGTTGTACATGTAGTCGGCGGGGCCACCGGCCGAGACATCGCCGTGAACGAAGACCGCGAGGACGGGACGCGCACCACTACCAGGCGCTGCGCCGAATGCCTCGTAAGCCAGCCCGTTGGCGCATTTGTCGCCCTCGCAGGCCAGAGCCCCCGCGCCGCCGGACAGGACGCCCGCAAGCGCGGCCAGCAGCGTTATCCCCACACGCTTCATGGTGATCCCCCGCCGCCGTCTCGATCCCGGAGCGTCCCCGTCGAACGCGCCCCGAAGATATCCGGGGCAGCGCCCGATCAAGCCCGAGCGCCTCAGGCGTTCAGGACCTTGCCATAGGCGTCGAGCACGCTCTCCTTCATCACCTCCGACAGGGTCGGATGCGGGAAGATGGTGTGCATCAGCTCTTCCTCGGTCGTCTCGAGGTTCATCGCGACGACGAAGCCCTGGATCAGCTCCGTGACCTCCGGCCCGACCAGATGGGCGCCGAGCAGCTTGCCGGTCTTGGCGTCGAAGATCGTCTTGGCGAGGCCCGAATCCTCGCCGAGCGCCACCGCTTTGCCGTTGGCGACGAAGTTGAAGCGACCGACCTTGATCTCGTAGCCGGCGTCCTTGGCCTTGGCCTCGGTCAGGCCGACGCTGGCGATCTGCGGGTGGCAATAGGTGCAGCCCGGGATCATCTGCTTGTCCATCGGATGCGGGTGCAGCCCCTTGATCGCCTCGACGCAGATCACCGCCTCGTGCTCGGCCTTGTGGGCCAGCATTGGCGGGCCGGCGACGTCGCCGATGGCGTAGATGCCCTTGACGTTCGTCCGGCAGAAATCATCGATGACGATGCAGCCGCGATCGGTCTTCACGCCGAGCGCTTCGAGCCCGATATTCTCGATATTGCCGACGACGCCGACGGCCGAGATCAGGCGGTCGGCCGTGATGGTCTGCTTGCCGCCCTTCTCGTCCTCGATATGGGCGGTGACGGAGTCGGCCCCCTTCTCGACCTTGGTGACCTTGGCGCCGGTCAGAATCTTCATGCCCTGCTTCTCGAAGGCTTTTCGCGCGAAGGCGCCGATCTCGGCATCCTCGACCGGGACGACCTGCGGCAGCACCTCGACCACGGTCACCTCGACGCCCATGGTTCGATAGAAGGAGGCGAACTCGATGCCGATGGCGCCGGAGCCCATCACCAGCAGCGATTTCGGCATCTTCGCCGGGACCATCGACTCGAAATAGGTCCAGATCAGCTTGCCGTCCGGCTCGATGCCGGGCAGCGCGCGCGGCCGGGCGCCGGTCGCGATGATGATGTGATCGGCGGTATAGGTGCCCTCGCCCTTGGCGCCTTTCGGCACCGGGCCTTGCGGCTGCATCGCCGGCTTCTTGGTCGGTGCGACGGTGATCGTGCCGGGCTTGGTCAGCTTGGCCTCGCCCCAGATCACGTCGACCTTGTTCTTCTTCATCAGGAACTGGACGCCGTTGTTCATCCGCACGGCAATGCCGCGCGAACGCTTCACGACGGCCTCCAGATCGGCCTTGAACGAGCCTTCCAGCACCAGCCCGTAATCCTTGGCGTGCTGGCCGTAATGCATGATCTCTGCCGAGCGCAGCAGCGCCTTGGTCGGGATGCAGCCCCAGTTCGAGCAGATGCCGGCGAGATGCTCGCGCTCGACGATCGCCGTCCTGAAGCCGAGCTGGGCGGCCCGGATCGCGGCGACATAGCCGCCGGGGCCGGAACCGATGACGATGATGTCGTAGTCACTCATGGAGGCTGCCTCGGCTTTCCCCTCCCCCTTGTGGGGAGGGGCCAGGGGTGGGGGGCGTCGGACAGGACTCTGCCTGCCCGGAAAGAGCGGCGAAGATCGTGTCGAGCACCATCTCCGCCTCGGTCATGATCTGTCTGTTGGTGAAGCGCAGGACATTGAAGCCCTGCGTTTCGAGCCAAGTCGAGCGCCGCGCGTCGTAGCGCAGCGCTGTCTTAAAGCCGTGCTGATCGCCGTCGACTTCAATGATCAGCTTGGCACCGAAGCAAACGAAATCAGCGATATAGGGGCCAAGCGGGACTTGCCGGCGGAAATGCGTGCCGGCCTGAGGCAGCCGCTTTCTGAGCAGCATCCAGAGCCGCTTTTCGGGCTCGGTCAGGGAACGGCGCAACTCCGGGGCATTGTGCCTGGCGGCAACGCTCGCGACCCTTTCTTTGGGCTGCATCCACGGCATTGTCTATTCCGGCCTCGGAGAGCGCTGCACGACGACCCCCACCCCTTCCCCTTCCCACAAGGGGGAGGGGTTAGGTCGCGGCATCCTCGCGTAAACAACCGCCCGAGCGCCAATCGTCCAAGCTCTTCCCCTCCCCCTTGTGGGGAGGGGATAGGGGTGGGGGTGGTGCCGCCTGGTGACCGGCATTACGCAAGCCTCACACCAGCATCGCCATGGGCTTCTCGATATAGCCCTTGAAGGCCTGCAGCAGCTCGGCGCCGAGCGCTCCGTCGACGGCGCGGTGGTCGGTCGAGAGTGTCACCGACATCACCGTCGCGACGGCCGGCTGGCCGTTCTTGACGATGACGCGCGGCTCGCCGGCGCCGACCGCAAGGATCGTCGCATGCGGCGGGTTCACCACCGCGGCGAAGTCCTTGACCCCGAACATGCCGAGATTGGAGACCGCCGTGGTGCCGCCCTGATACTCCTCGGGCTTCAGCTTGCGGGCCTTGGCGCGGGCCGCATAGTCCTTCATCTCGTTGGAGATCTGCGACAGCGTCTTCTGTTCGGCGTCGCGGATGATCGGGGTGATCAGGCCGCCGGGGATCGAGACCGCGACGCCGACATCGGCGTGCTTGTGCTTGAGCATGGCGCCGTCGGTCCAGGAGACATTCGCGTCCGGTACGGCCCTGAGCGCCAGAGCCAGCGCCTTGATGACCATGTCGTTGACCGAGAGCTTGTAGGCCGGCTTGCCGTCCTTCTCGGGCGCTGCGGTGTTCAGCTCGGCGCGCAGCTTCAGCAGCGCGTCGAGCTCGCAATCCAGCGTGACATAGAAATGCGGGATCGTCTGCTTGGCCTCGGTGAGGCGGCGCGCGATCGTCTTGCGCATGTTGTCGTGCGGGATCTCCTCATAGGAGCCCGGAGCGAACAGCTTCTTGACCTGCTCGTCGGAGGGCCCGGCCGCGAGCGGTGCGGCGGCAGGCTTGGCAGCCGGCGCACCGGCGGGAGCCGCAGCCGGTGCGGCCTTGGCGCCGCCGCCCTTCTTGGCAGCCTCGACGTCCTTCTCGACGATGCGGCCATGCGGACCGGAGCCGTTGATGGCGGCAAGATCGAGCCCGGCGTCCTTGGCGATGCGCCGCGCCAGGGGCGAGGCGAAGGGCCGGCTGCCGTTGAGCTTTGCAGCGGCGGGAGCGGAAGCAGCCGAAGCGGCCGGAGCTGCCGCGGGAGCCGGAGCCTCCGCCTTCGGCGCTTCAGCCTTCGGAGCCTCGGCCTTGGCGGGCGCAGCGCCGCCAGCCGCGGGGGCGGAGATGCTCTTGGCATCCTCGCCTTCGCCTGCGATCACGCCGATCACCTCGTTGACGGCGACATCCGCCGTGCCTTCCGGCACCACGATCTTGGCGAGGACACCCTCGTCGACCGCCTCGACCTCCATGGTCGCCTTGTCGGTCTCGATCTCGGCGATGATGTCGCCGGACTTGATGGTATCGCCTTCCTTCTTCAGCCACTTGGCGAGATTGCCCTTCTCCATGGTCGGAGAGAGCGCGGGCATCAGGATGTTGGTCGGCATCGGTCAGCCCCTTCTCAGCGATAGCAGACGGCCTTGGCCGCCGCGACGACCTCGCCGATGTTCGGAAGCGCGAGCTTCTCGAGATTCGCCGCATAGGGCATCGGCACGTCCTTGCCGGTGACGCGGGCGACGGGGGCATCGAGATAGTCGAAGGCCGCTTCCATGATCTTCATGCCGATCTCGGCGGTGACGCCGGACTGCGGGAAGCCCTCCTCCACCGCGACACAGCGATTGGTCTTCTGCACGGAGGCGACGACCGTCTCGATATCCATCGGGCGGATGGTTCTGAGGTCGATGACCTCGGCCTCGATGCCTTCCTTGGCCAGCGCCTCGGCGGCGCCGAGCGCATAGGCCATGCCGATGCCGAAGGAGACGATGGTCACGTCCGTGCCCGGACGCACCACCTTGGCCTTGCCGATCGGTACGAGGAAATCATCGCTCTTCGGCACATCGAAGCTGCGCCCGTAGAGGATCTCGTTCTCGAGGAAGATCACCGGGTTCGGATCGCGGATCGCGCTCTTGAGCAGGCCCTTCGCGTCGGAGGCGCTGTAGGGCATCACGACCTTGAGGCCGGGCACGTTCGAGTACCACGCCGCATAGTCATGGCTGTGCTGGGCGCCGACGCGGGCCGCGGCGCCGTTCGGGCCGCGGAAGACGATCGGCGCGCCCATCTGGCCGCCGGACATGTAGAGCGTCTTGGCGGCGGAGTTGATGATGTGGTCGATCGCCTGCATGGCGAAGTTGAAGGTCATGAACTCGACGATCGGACGGAGACCCGAGAGCGCCGCGCCGACGCCGATGCCGGCGAAGCCGTGCTCGGTGATCGGCGTGTCGATGACGCGCTTCGGCCCGAATTCCTGCAGCAGGCCCTGCGTGACCTTGTAGGCGCCCTGGTATTCCGCGACCTCCTCGCCCATCACGAAGACATCGCCGTCGCGCCGCATCTCCTCGGCCATGGCGTCGCGCAGCGCCTCGCGCACAGTCATCGAGACGATCTCGGCGCCCGCGGGGAATTCGGACGAGGCGTCATAGGCCTTCGCCTGAGCCGGAACGCTTTGCGGCGCGCTGGCAGCCGGCGCTTCCTCGGCCTTTGCCGCCGGCGCGGGCTCAGCCTTGGGCTCGGGCGCCGCCGCCTTGGCGGCACCGTTCGCTGCGGTGCTGACGTCCTCGCCGTCGGCCGCGATCACGCCGATCCGCGTGTTGACCGCAACATTGTCGGTGCCGTCGGCGACGAGGATCTTGGCGAGGATGCCCTCGTCGACCGCCTCGACCTCCATGGTCGCCTTGTCGGTCTCGATCTCGGCGATGATGTCGCCGGCCTTGACCTGATCGCCCTCTTTTTTCAGCCACTTGGCCAGTTTTCCTTCCTCCATCGTGGGAGAAAGGGCAGGCATGAGAATGTCGATCGGCATGAACGCACCCGGATTCTAAGACGCGGGGAAAGACGGTGAGGAGGCGCGGGCGCGGGCCGTCAGCCCTGCGCCGGCTCCAGCAGGATGTCGGTGTAGAGCTCGGACGGATCGGGCTCGGGATCATGCGTCGCGAACTCGGCCGCGTCGTTGACGATCTCGCGCACCTTGGCGTCGATCGCCTTGAGCTCGTCTTCGCCGATCTTGAAATCGCGGATCAGGCGGGCGCGGACCTGCTCGATCGGATCGTGCTCCTCGCGCATGCGCTGGACCTCGTCCTTGGAGCGATACTTGGCCGGGTCCGACATCGAATGGCCGCGATAGCGGTAGGTCTGCATCTCGAGGATGTAGGGCCCCTTGCCGGAGCGGGCGTGCTCGACCGCACGCAGGCCGGCCTCGCGCACGGCGCGGACATCCATGCCGTCGACCTGCTCGCCGGGAATGTTGAAGGAGATGCCGCGGCGCGAGAAATCGGTCTGGGCCGAGGCGCGGGTGACCGCGGTGCCCATGGCGTAGCGGTTGTTCTCGATCACGAACACGACCGGCAGCTTCCAGAGCTCGGCCATGTTGAAGCTCTCGTAGACCTGACCCTGGTTCGCCGCACCGTCGCCGAAATAGGTCATGGAGACAGTATTGTCGCCGCGATACCAGTCGGCGAAGGCCAGGCCGGTGCCGAGCGAGACCTGTGCGCCGACGATGCCGTGGCCGCCGTAGAAGTTCTTCTCGCGGCTGAACATGTGCATGGAGCCGCCCTTGCCGCGCGAATAGCCGCCGCGCCGGCCGGTCAGCTCCGCCATCACACCGCGCGATTCCATGCCGCAGGCCAGCATGTGGCCGTGGTCGCGATAGCCGGTGATGACCTGATCGCCATCCTTCGAGGCCATCTGCATGCCGATGACCACGGCTTCCTGGCCGATATAGAGATGGCAGAAGCCGCCGATCAGGCCCATGCCGTACATCTGGCCGGCCTTCTCCTCGAAGCGCCGGATCAGCAGCATCTCACGATAGGCGTGAAGGTCTTCTTCCTTGGTGAAGCTCGGCGCGTTGCTGAGGGCTGTCGAGGTCTTTGCCGCCCCCTCCTTCGAACCCCGTGGCTTTGCCGGCTTTGCAGCGGCTTTCGATTGAGCGGGAGCTTTCGACTTACGCGCAGCAACAGCCATCAGGCGGCCCTCCAAGGTCATTTGACCTTTGTTGTAGAGGATCGCAAAAACCTTGGCGAGCACGCTATCTCGCAGTGCAACATGATCTAAGTTATTGAAAAGACGAAGATCTGTGATCGTAACTGATTTTCAGTTAATCGATACGTCTGGGACTAAGTGCCGTATCGTCAGAACTCAGCGCCCCATGATGACGACGTCGTTCTTGTGCGTGCGGCCAAGGGTGGCTCGCGCGTTCTCTTCCAGGAGATCGCGATCGACCGCCTCGTCGCGGACCAGGGACAGGCGATGTTCCCAGGATTTGCGCTCGGCGACAAGCCCGGCGAGCTCCAGCTCCATATCGCGCAGCGATTCACGGACGGCGCCGCGCGCCTCGAGGCCGCGCGCGCCATGCTGGGCATGGAACATGAAATAGGACACGGCTGCTCCCGAGACGAGATAGAGCGCCAATGTCACGAAGATCGAGCGAAGGCCGCGGCGGATAACCATGGCGCTACGCTAGGAAAACTTGGTTTCCGGCCGGTTAACGAAAGTCGCGGGCTGGGAATTTCGCTGTTCTGGTGAGCGGGGTGGGGATCGAACCCACGACCACATGATTAAAAGTCATCAGACCATGCTGGATGATGGTGAGAAATGTGAGGAAATAGCCCGATAAATCAAGAGAAATCTGTCAGAACCACGTGATTATGTGCTACCTATTGGGAAGCACGCAGAGATAATTTGCTTCCCAATGTTTCCCACCGGATGCGCTATGCTCCTCACAGACCAATCAGTCGCCAAGCTCACGATACCAGAGGGCAAGGCCGAACTCATCGTATTCGACGATCGCGAACCTGGCTTCGGCGTGCGTCTCCGCGCTGGCGGCAAGCGTGTCTGGATCTGCCAGTATCGCGCGGGTGGGCAGCAACGCCGTGTCACGATCAAGTCTGTCGCGGAGTTGACGGCAGCCAAAGCACGAGACCGCGCGAAAGCGCTAAAGGCTGGCGTGACGCTTGGCACCGATCCGCAGGGGGAACGGCTTGCGGAGAAAGAGCGAGCGAAGACCACCCTCCTCCATATCGTCGACAGTTACCTGGAGCACCTGGAGCGGCGAGTGAAGGTCGCCGCGATGAAGCGGGCGTCTTACGATGCGACTGAGCGGTATTTGCGGAACCACTGGGCCAAGCTCCACCCTCAGCCGGCGCATTCCCTCAGCCGCCGCGAGATTGCTGAAAGGCTGACGGCTATTGCCTCTGAGAACGGACCGATTTCGGCGAACCGAGCCAGGGCAGCCCTATCGTCGCTCTACACCTGGGCGATGAAGGAGGGTCTGCTGGAAACACTGCAGGCCAACCCCGTCGCTTTCACGAACAAGCCAGCGGAAGAGCGCCATCGCGACCGCGTGCTGAGCCATACCGAACTTCGCGAGATCTGGCAGCACTCGGGCGATAGCGATTTCGGCAGAATCGTGCGCCTGCTGATGTTGACCGCCCAGCGGCGGGACGAGGTCGCCAATATGGTTCGCTCTGAGCTTTCGATCGACCGGGCGCTGTGGAGCATCCCCGCGCCGCGGACGAAGAACGGCATCATGCACGACGTCCCACTGGCGCCTTCAGCACTTGAGATCATTCAGAGCATCCCGGTGGCGGAAGTGAAGGAAGGCGAGCCGCGTCGCGATCTGATCTTCGGTGCCGGCAAAGGCGGGTTCTCGGGCTGGAGTCGATCGAAGACCGATCTCGACACCCGGATAGCGGCTGCGCGAGCGAAGGCCGCCGAGGCTGAGGGTGTTGAGCCGGTCGAGATGCCACACTGGACGCTGCACGACCTGCGCCGGACAGCCGATACGCTTATGAACGAGGAACTGGGCGTCCAACCGCACGTCACCGAGGCCATCCTGAACCATGTTAGCAGCCAGGAATCGGGCAAGAAGGGCGTGGCGAAGGTCTACAATCGCTCGAAGTATGCGGCAGAGAAGCGAGCGGCGCTTAGCGCGTGGGCGGACCATCTCCTAGAGATCTCACGATGACGCGGAAGATTGTCCGCGTCGAGATATCACCGGAAGATGCCCTGCGCGACATGCTGGCGGGGCTGCGACAAGCGCGAGTTGAAGCCGATCTGTCTTGGGACGATGTCGACCGAGCCGCTCGTTTGCCGGCGGGCACGTGCGCTCGCCTGGAGATCGAGATTGACCACCCGATGGCCGGCAGGGCCTTGCCGAAAAATGCAATCGAGAGAATTGCTGCTCTGCTCGGTGTTGGCTTTACGATAAAGTGGTGATTACCTGCCTGCCGCCCGTAAAAAGTAAAAGATTTCAGTCAGTTACAATGGTCATCTTGCGCATTCGAAGTCGCGCTGTGGACAACTAAGAAATATCAAACAATCACTGATGCTTAGCGAAGATTTCTGTGCGGTGCGGCTTCTGATCAATTCTCCATACTTCCTTCCATCAACCGGATGGAGTTGGAAATGTCGGTTCTTGATCGCCTGCCCGCCGAGATCGCCCGCAAGCGGGTTCTTCCCTCTGAGACCGCGGCAGAGTTCTGCGGTCAGACTATCGAAAATTGGCGGAAGCTGCGCCAGCAAGGAAAATTGCCGGCGCCAATCACGCTCGGCGGTAAGAAGCTTGGTTGGCGCATCGGCGACCTGATCGACTTCATCGACGCCAAGGCCGGCGCCTGACGATGGCCGGGTACCGCCACAACTCCGAGACTGGCGAGCGGGAATACGTCGGTGATGACGTGCCTGCGGAGAAGCCCATCGGCCCGCCCATGCAGGAACCGGGCTGGGTCGAGCTGTTCCTTGGTCAGAGCGAGTCCCTGCCGTTCCGGGTGACGCCCCGCCCCGTCGGACCGCGTGGCCGCGTGTACCGACGCCCGTCGCGCCGCCGCGGGTGACGCCATGTCGAGCGATCGTACGAGCCCGGCAGTCCGGCAGATTCTCGACGAGGCGTCTCTGTGGGGCGAATGGGCCGCGGACGTGAAGAGAAGACTCGATGCGGTGGAGCCAGGCACGCCGGTGCCAGCTGATCCGCAAGCATTTTTCACAAGACGCCTCGCCGTCGAGCAGATCATTCGCGACGCCGAACAGGCCGGATACCTCGACGAGCTGAAGCGCCAGCTCGCCGCCATCGACGGCCGGCCGGCGCCAGATCCCGAAACCTCCCTCTCTCCCCAAACGCGGCCACCTCGCCGCAAGCCGAAAGGACCACGACCATGAATGCCCCGACGCGCGAAAGCAGATCGCGGTCGCAGTCGCGTCCGGCGATGCCCGAGCCCGAGCCGAGTTTTTCGG
It includes:
- a CDS encoding type II toxin-antitoxin system RatA family toxin, producing the protein MPKFHSTRRVKHSPEQMFALVADVEKYPQFLPLCEGLTVRRRTPREGGGEVLLADMTVGYKAIHETFTSRVTLDPANLKILVEYVDGPFRHLENRWAFKPLETGCEIGFFITYEFASRMLGLLMGAMFDKAFHKFSEAFARRADLVYGRGTAPALGA
- the lipA gene encoding lipoyl synthase encodes the protein MALVLDLLNRDPRPNAGNPKAQPAQPAGEVRHPEKQKRPENPVLRKPDWIRVKAPGSPKWAETKAIVKAEKLVTVCEEAGCPNIGECWEKKHATFMIMGDTCTRACAFCNVKTGVPQALDAEEPRKIAEAVTKLGLEHVVITSVDRDDLKDGGAQHFAEVIAAIRKMSPSTTIEILTPDFLRKPGALEVVVAAKPDVFNHNMETVPGKYLKVRPGARYFHSLRLLQRVKELDPTIFTKSGIMVGLGEERNEVLQLMDDLRSAEVDFMTIGQYLAPSRKHHAVIRFVTPDEFKSFETIAYAKGFLMVSSTPLTRSSHHAGEDFARLRANRAARLGQ
- a CDS encoding GlsB/YeaQ/YmgE family stress response membrane protein, giving the protein MPPRTRKPPKPDRVVRDEEVEILPPRRSLALDWGVVMPTVAFGIVTGFVASLIVGGGGLIRHAVVGVLGMLVGQGIVRLTGWRLNTGYGFLDDAGMAVLGAILVILLARFIA
- a CDS encoding alpha/beta hydrolase, giving the protein MKRVGITLLAALAGVLSGGAGALACEGDKCANGLAYEAFGAAPGSGARPVLAVFVHGDVSAGGPADYMYNYARQFAAGRKDVVAVALLRPGYYDRTGHRSAGSDNGRRDTFHSGNNSAVAGAIRELKQRYGARSVVALGHSGGAGTLGVVAGNSPGLINGLVLVSCPCDVAAWSASRGRRPGAAQSPGDYLSGIPGGTPIVAVTGQSDDNTRPELAADYIAKAQARGLPAKVQIVGGGHGFGGALAGTSMSALGAMAR
- the lpdA gene encoding dihydrolipoyl dehydrogenase, whose product is MSDYDIIVIGSGPGGYVAAIRAAQLGFRTAIVEREHLAGICSNWGCIPTKALLRSAEIMHYGQHAKDYGLVLEGSFKADLEAVVKRSRGIAVRMNNGVQFLMKKNKVDVIWGEAKLTKPGTITVAPTKKPAMQPQGPVPKGAKGEGTYTADHIIIATGARPRALPGIEPDGKLIWTYFESMVPAKMPKSLLVMGSGAIGIEFASFYRTMGVEVTVVEVLPQVVPVEDAEIGAFARKAFEKQGMKILTGAKVTKVEKGADSVTAHIEDEKGGKQTITADRLISAVGVVGNIENIGLEALGVKTDRGCIVIDDFCRTNVKGIYAIGDVAGPPMLAHKAEHEAVICVEAIKGLHPHPMDKQMIPGCTYCHPQIASVGLTEAKAKDAGYEIKVGRFNFVANGKAVALGEDSGLAKTIFDAKTGKLLGAHLVGPEVTELIQGFVVAMNLETTEEELMHTIFPHPTLSEVMKESVLDAYGKVLNA
- a CDS encoding endonuclease domain-containing protein: MPWMQPKERVASVAARHNAPELRRSLTEPEKRLWMLLRKRLPQAGTHFRRQVPLGPYIADFVCFGAKLIIEVDGDQHGFKTALRYDARRSTWLETQGFNVLRFTNRQIMTEAEMVLDTIFAALSGQAESCPTPPTPGPSPQGGGESRGSLHE
- a CDS encoding pyruvate dehydrogenase complex dihydrolipoamide acetyltransferase; this translates as MPTNILMPALSPTMEKGNLAKWLKKEGDTIKSGDIIAEIETDKATMEVEAVDEGVLAKIVVPEGTADVAVNEVIGVIAGEGEDAKSISAPAAGGAAPAKAEAPKAEAPKAEAPAPAAAPAASAASAPAAAKLNGSRPFASPLARRIAKDAGLDLAAINGSGPHGRIVEKDVEAAKKGGGAKAAPAAAPAGAPAAKPAAAPLAAGPSDEQVKKLFAPGSYEEIPHDNMRKTIARRLTEAKQTIPHFYVTLDCELDALLKLRAELNTAAPEKDGKPAYKLSVNDMVIKALALALRAVPDANVSWTDGAMLKHKHADVGVAVSIPGGLITPIIRDAEQKTLSQISNEMKDYAARAKARKLKPEEYQGGTTAVSNLGMFGVKDFAAVVNPPHATILAVGAGEPRVIVKNGQPAVATVMSVTLSTDHRAVDGALGAELLQAFKGYIEKPMAMLV